In Humulus lupulus chromosome 7, drHumLupu1.1, whole genome shotgun sequence, the following are encoded in one genomic region:
- the LOC133791328 gene encoding uncharacterized protein LOC133791328 gives MLKGDDNQFLVSWQNVSEVYFALHVEKAAHWIAIEVSIPTWCINVYDSNHSVLSPTLMEEAIKPWCLLLPSLLWCSGMFDDHEDLQVYPEQNAKPFSYCRIPPEECPQTKTSGDCGMFAIKHIEHLVARLPLDTVIDENIQHFRTKWCVDLFYQNLAP, from the exons atgttgaagggcgatgataatcaattccttgtatcatggcaaaatgtgagtgaagtatattttgccttgcacgtcgagaaagccgcacattggatcgccattgaagtctccattccaacgtggtgcatcaacgtttatgattccaaccatagcgtgctcagtcccactctgatggaggaagcgatcaagccttggtgcttattgttgccttcgttgttatggtgttctggcatgtttgacgaccatgaggacctccaggtatatcctgagcagaatgcaaagcctttctcatattgtcgtattcctccagaggagtgtcctcagactaagacaag tggggattgtggtatgtttgccatcaaacatatcgagcatctggttgccaggctaccactcgatactgttatcgatgagaacatccagcatttcaggaccaagtggtgtgtggatcTGTTCTATCAAAATTTGGccccgtga